One genomic segment of Pedobacter endophyticus includes these proteins:
- a CDS encoding helix-turn-helix domain-containing protein — translation MSSSERVDLTTKDQIHVCRSSVLNNQIKDIDISRRWPYFFILYALTEDAQHCIENEKFTVPLGQFLFVGPDRFHSFINAENDDFWVIYFDYGFYARSPNDAYFIQNTPLFFDLSKNYLSSPSIDIAEYVTLQFEFLEKLIRSSQAPLVRDIVHNAVQAMLIRSAFLSQGLHSKDVHFDNLEDKKIAIRFRELLHLNYRNEKKLDYYANALHTTPRRLNQAITNIYGRSAKQLVTEKIFEEAKSKLAHTDLTIKEISFDMGFTEENNFSAFFTKHAGFSPKKYRNLQHSINAE, via the coding sequence ATGAGTAGTAGTGAAAGGGTTGATCTTACCACCAAAGACCAGATCCATGTTTGTCGTTCATCCGTTTTAAATAACCAAATTAAAGACATCGACATCTCCCGAAGATGGCCGTATTTCTTTATTCTGTACGCACTTACCGAGGATGCACAGCACTGTATCGAGAATGAAAAGTTTACCGTTCCGTTAGGCCAGTTTCTGTTTGTAGGACCCGATCGATTTCATTCTTTTATCAATGCAGAAAACGATGATTTTTGGGTGATTTATTTCGACTATGGTTTTTATGCCCGGAGCCCGAATGATGCCTATTTTATTCAAAACACCCCATTATTCTTCGATTTAAGCAAAAATTACCTAAGCAGCCCATCCATTGATATTGCTGAATATGTAACGTTGCAGTTTGAGTTTTTAGAGAAGCTAATCCGCAGTTCTCAGGCTCCTTTGGTACGCGATATTGTACATAACGCCGTGCAGGCCATGCTGATCAGATCTGCATTTTTATCGCAGGGATTGCACAGTAAAGATGTTCATTTCGATAACCTCGAAGATAAAAAAATTGCGATTCGGTTTAGGGAACTTCTTCACCTTAATTACCGCAACGAAAAAAAGCTCGATTATTATGCAAATGCGCTGCACACAACTCCTCGGCGCTTAAATCAAGCCATTACCAACATATATGGCCGCTCGGCGAAGCAACTGGTAACGGAAAAGATTTTTGAGGAAGCGAAAAGTAAACTTGCCCATACCGACCTCACCATTAAAGAAATAAGCTTCGACATGGGCTTCACTGAAGAAAACAATTTCAGTGCATTTTTTACCAAGCATGCCGGCTTCAGCCCAAAAAAATACAGAAACCTGCAACACAGTATAAACGCAGAATAA
- a CDS encoding fimbrial biogenesis chaperone: MKKSLYIILLSVFVLSLHVTAQTGLSVTPPRVYFTVAAGQQQSQKITVSNVSKTSTLDLSISLNDWAYDERGNNEIYEAGTTPSSCAKWVSIVPSSFFSLAPGEHRDVELQMAPPSSLKDTLAVHTAMLYVSQLNPIDDVNQKGTNIKVAVRTGIKLYQRLPVARNPNLDIQNFSKLKNDLILRFANIGNVWADGTASCELLNRQTGKKQTLKDVIFYSLPNNKREILFSLPTTLEKGEYVASAVLNYGDEATVKLAELEFKNE; encoded by the coding sequence ATGAAAAAATCTCTTTACATCATCTTGCTTTCAGTTTTTGTGCTTTCGTTGCACGTAACTGCACAAACCGGTTTATCGGTTACCCCGCCAAGGGTTTACTTTACTGTAGCGGCAGGACAACAGCAGAGCCAAAAAATAACGGTAAGCAATGTAAGTAAAACCTCAACACTCGACCTCAGCATTTCGTTAAACGACTGGGCTTACGATGAAAGAGGAAATAACGAGATTTACGAAGCGGGCACTACGCCATCATCTTGTGCAAAATGGGTATCCATTGTACCTTCATCATTTTTTTCGCTCGCTCCGGGCGAGCACCGCGACGTTGAGCTCCAAATGGCACCCCCTTCATCATTAAAAGATACGCTTGCTGTGCATACGGCCATGCTTTATGTTAGCCAGCTTAACCCAATTGATGATGTAAACCAGAAAGGCACCAATATTAAAGTAGCCGTGCGTACGGGGATAAAACTTTACCAACGGTTGCCTGTTGCACGTAATCCCAATCTGGATATCCAAAATTTTTCCAAGCTGAAGAACGATTTGATCCTTCGCTTTGCCAATATTGGCAACGTATGGGCCGATGGTACGGCAAGCTGCGAATTATTAAACCGACAAACGGGCAAAAAGCAAACACTGAAAGATGTGATCTTCTATTCGTTGCCCAATAATAAGCGTGAAATACTTTTTTCTTTACCCACAACGCTCGAAAAGGGCGAATACGTAGCCTCGGCAGTGCTCAATTACGGCGATGAAGCTACGGTGAAACTTGCAGAATTGGAGTTTAAGAATGAATAG